Sequence from the Carassius gibelio isolate Cgi1373 ecotype wild population from Czech Republic chromosome A7, carGib1.2-hapl.c, whole genome shotgun sequence genome:
aatggcaaagaaactgtcttttgtacatatatggACCAGGATTAAACCTCAAAAAGGAcctataaatgaatcattccatcgcttcactccatattaatttatgtgtaaaccacacatttgactatcatgttataatcacttattgtgtacgtcttttgataactatgggatagcttaaggatacatattcatgtctaGTATCGATGTCaccgaatctgcttgcttgaattagtccagacaatcatttattcttcacatgtatcatattctggttataggaatcatgtccaaaattagaccctgcaagagcgggacaattcggaccacatgcttggtaagataaacatatgatttacgatgcccccgagccaagacaatatctgattggtcaagacaacatttgaggtgtggccagcaggccactttaaatacttaggacatcgtaaaatcttgcttttagttttagctgtgcttttgctatcagtcattcCAGCTTtttagtatgcttttagttttgctACTAGCCATGATTTTAGTCATccctgttctttgagcgcggttccagcgtgcgtcggtctgcaagcctgctgctacttagccacgatgagaagaaacacaacttagtctcgtcaaactttatttattttcttttccgtttgtgAGTTTcttgttctgagttaagtttgtaACGCCGCCTGACCTCGTCTGcacgttcaacttcaaccagccacacaactgtaccttcagccaacgcccaacacgggtttcccaagacgtcacttcaacaactactgaacttccagccaatcagcgacaactTTACACAGGCAGTGTACCTTCAGACATtcgtactggtgtatctaatataattttaacctcactgaggaactcaatgcgagcgttaattaagtgatagatggttgttcatgtctatgcaatttaacgtattgctgtaacttgggattccatatttccattctcttaaagggggggggggggggggggggggtgaaatgctcgttttcactcaatatcctgttaatcttgagtacctatagagtagtactgcatccttcataactccaaaaagtctgtagttttattatattcataagagaaagatagtctgtaccgatttttcctggaaaaacaggagcgcctggaggcgtgacgtgtgggcggagctaaagaatcacgagcgccagtaggcttttgcgttgagaggatgtggaaactgtgacattaccgtgaggaaaaaaccatcatccaaaactaaccatgactaacagtcagattcagcgtatatttatgatccagaatcagatccagaggctgaaactgaatgagagcagcagcagcaacgactcgctccgagcgtgGCTCGAACcagggtctccgatgggaggcggacgcactaacaaggaggcagagatatttgaagcagttttactcaccgcctgcggttccaacacacgatcgtgtgtttttctttgggattgcataatccttaagaaataaacgatacgcaaatccgtcgtcaaactgggccttgtttgtaaaacaagcatctttgaaatgcagggaacaaacacaaacacttgcacaactccgtcgatgctctgtaaaaataaactccatccactggtcccttaatgctgttttttctttggtaatctgtgcagggttgtcttgccctggcaaccaaaaacacactccctTTGTGActtttggcgacgctctcgctctgatcagtgaagtctgttgtgctctcagtgctctgctatatgggagcgcgctcttctggcagaagtgccctgGACCCATATAagtaaattccgctccatctaacgtcacacagagccatactcgaaaaaaaactttcccaaacttgtgacaaaccagaaggagtatttttggaacagaaatactccttcaaatgcacaacttaatttttgaaactttgtccatgtttagcatgggaatccaactctttaacagtgtaaaaaactcagtatgcatgaaatagcatttcaccccccctttaaactcatCTTTGCCTAACTTTCgctcttcctgcaacttgtgtgaattatattgtgtttatatgttagattagtttatttatattatagtttatttttattattcatattgaaaagagaataTGAATAATAACGTGAaacgtgaacgagtcagtctattgttcgttatctggctctgctcggtgttcatcttcacagcagttcagtcagtgtactgtttgagtaaatgcattactccgggatattggtttgtttgaactcagagggagtgtcagccacattaagaaagtgaacagcttaagtcatttgtggattaatgcttattggagacacgaaccgtttaaaacgattcagttcgatttggtgaactgaatgattcgttcgcgaaccggaaatccagactgctgtgttttgaactctctcacaacagacacggaagacaagacaatgctgaataaagtcgttgtttttgctatttttggaccaaaatgtattttcgatgcttaaaaaaattccaacggaccctctgatgtcacatggactactttgatgatgtttttcttacctttctggacatggacagtagaccgtacacacagcttcaatcgagggactgagagctctcggactaaatctaaaatatcttaaactgtcttcctaagataaaaggaggccttacatgtttggaacagcataagggtgagttattaatgacataattttcatttttggtcgaACTAACCCTTCAAGCAAAAATTGTATCACAGATGCAAACTTTATTAGCCTActacctttttttctctctcttccgaAAATATGAACTTTCAACCTATTTCTGAATTATGTACAGTCTAATGTCCAACCTTTTTTTCTATGACACAGAGACATTTTACatgaattaaaaacaacaatattaacaTGTCAGTCTGTGGCCTTTCTCCACAATGTCAGCATTGATTCAAAACAGATCATTCTAGCCATGTTAGTTTTCAAACTATAGTTTATCTTAACCGGATGACAACAATCCCGgtaaaaagttaaaatgacaaattaattttcTCTACGAgttttatgtgtatgtatatataactactcaacatttttttaatgcagttgtcATAATGACAGCTTTATGAACTCCACTGTCTCCAATGTTTATCAAATGTTCAACAGTTTATTCAACATTATTGCAACTTTATTAACATGGGAAAAGTGTGGATGATaacatcctgaaaaaaaaaaaaaaaaaaaaaaaaaaaaaaaatttacatctgCTTGAAATGAAATAGTAATTTTGCTGTTGCAACTAAAATAACATGCAGTGACACAACATTGGTGAAAAATGAATTTTCTGCAACTTTTATTCTGAGACTATGTCCAGCCCCTTATAGCAATATGTAATAATGTGTATTGTAGGAGCAGATCTAATATAAACTGGTGACCTGTTTCAGAGTTTAGGACCCACGACAGAAAAGACAAGTTCACTTCTGTTTGAGTTCTCTGGGATCATTGAGTGACCGAGGAGAACCGGATCGAAGAGCTGGAGAAGGGTTATGTGGAGAAGCTCAGATAGATAAGAGGGGGCTCAGATGTTAGGGACGTAAAAACAAAAACTAGGGGTTTGAACTCTGAACCGGACAGAGAACAATCAGCACGAAGTGAGACCAGGTCTGTTATGATGAAGTCCTCATTGATTGAAGTGACTGCAGAAATCTGATTTATGTAATTATTGGACCAAATGCTGAGCTGAAACAGTTTAAGGAGTTAAGCTTAGAGTGTTCAAGAGAAAGATCAGGGTTTTCTAAAAGACGTGCAAAACTCTTCCTGCTCtcatatatatgtaattttatagtttttgtaACTTAGGAGATGATGACAAGCTCCAGACACAGACTCCGGGAGGAGCGGACAGACTGTGCTTCAATCAGGACGAAAACAGAGACTGAAGGAAACACTGCACACGTCCCTCAGTGATGACCATCGACCTAAACTGACTTTCAGACTGTTTGCTGGACACACAGATGAAGATTTCAGTCTGTATCAACCTTTTCACTTAAACATGGCATCGAATTTACACGAGACTTTTCCTCCGTGACTTCTGCTCGCGTTTGATTAGTTCTGACGGAGACACAATAAACATTTCCTCGTCGAGTCTTTTACTCTCCAAAGAAAGCCAAGAACCTCTGATTGGTGTTCTCGTTGTTTCCACTGCTCCAAACTATTTTAGCACTCGAGTTTTGTCCTTAAATGTAGAAGAAGAAAACACAAGCGCGAGCGGCTCGCGGAAGCGCGCAGAAACAGAGAGGGCGGGTTGAGTCTGTAAGGTTCTCATGTGTTAAATAAGAGCGCGGCGCTGGTCATCTGCTGTTCATTGCTTAAACTAGACAGCGTTTGATTTGTTGATTTCACTAAATACTCTACAAGCAGAGAGAGATGGCAGAAACCGCCCCAGCTGCAGCCGCCCCGCCGGCCAAAGCGCCCAAGAAGAAGTCCGCCGCTAAAGCCAAGAAAGCAGGTCCAGCCGTCGGTGATCTGATCGTTAAAACCGTGTCCGCATCCAAGGAGAGGAGCGGCGTGTCTCTCGCTGCTCTGAAGAAAGCTCTCGCCGCCGGCGGCTACGACGTGGAGAAGAAAAACTCCCGCATCAAGCTCGCCATCAAGAGCCTGGTGACTAAAGGCATCCTGCTGCAGGTCAAAGGAACCGGCGCCTCCGGATCCTTCAAGATCAGCAAGAAGGAGACCGAGACCAAGAAGAAGCCGGCGAAGAAAGCGGCTCCTAAAGCCAAGAAGCCCGCGGCCAAGAAACCCGCTGCTGCCAAGAAGCCCAAGAGCGCAGCGGCAAAGAAGCCCGCCGCTAAGAAATCCCCCAAGAAGGCCAAGAAACCCGCTGCCGCCGCCAAGAAGGCCACGAAGAGCCCCAAGAAGGCGAAGAAGCCCGCGGCGCCCAAGAAAGCAGCCAAGAGCCCCAAAAAGACCAAGGCCGCCAAACCCAAGACAGCGAAGCCTAAAGCTGCCAAGCCTAAAAAGGCAGCTCCCAAGAAGAAGTAAAAACCTGCTGTTTTATTCCCCAACGGCTCTTTTCAGAGCCACCCACAAACTCGAAAGAAAGAGCAAATTATTTGTGGAATTAAGGTAAGGTTAAGAAATCTAACTAACTTAAACTTAATTAGCAAAGTAAATAAAACTGCAGATACAACATGACAATCCCATCATCAAGTCATTCTCCATCTCTGTACACTGCAGGCAACACAATAAACGGAAAAGAACAAATACACGTTACACACAGCAGCAGAGATTAAAGAGCTTCCGAATCGTTTTGTAGAACACAGTCATTACTGATCTCACACTAAATCAACACCCGACTACTGCAAATACCATCTCCTGGATGTTCCTCATAGtactaaatcatttttaattttgccTTTGTTCTCCATTATTTCCGATCATGTTATTAATCCTGTTTTTATCATCCACAGTGATATCAGCTCCCCAGCAGAGCACTGCACAGAACAGAAGAGGCTTTAATGACACAGCAATTGAACTTCttaaatataataatcttgaCTATTTATATTTTCTGACAATAGATTGTCAGCGGTATTACTGCTTCCtcgtgttttaaataaaaaaatcatcacaCCATGTATCAAGAAGCTGAACATCTCTTCTATTTGTCCaaaccaatattttattttattagaccCACAACTTCAAtgtcagaaaaaataaatcaaatcccTGTTTTTAGATACTGACACAAAAAGAGTAACTTATCTAGCATGAACTAATCATATGAGCAGCACACAATGAAAGTGTGAACGAGTGCTAGTcagattgtaagagcagactgatgGAGCCAAGAAGTGTCTCCAGTCATTGTGTTCTTGTTGACGTTGGTGTCGGAAATGAGTCGACTGCTTTGTACTAAACAGTGTCTTTGACTGCAGTCATTACTTGTTCAGGTAAATCAATACATGTTGGCATGAGTGTTATCTGTTGACGTCATCTTGATGTCGTCCTGCAGGATGTTTCTGTGACCCTGACAGTCATCTTCTTCTGTCTCCTAACAGTCATGCAAGAGCAACTGCAGAGCTcatgaagaacaagggtcaactCTGTAAATACTgaagcattatatatttttagcaaagaaaataataattattaaaaacttatttatttaaaaaacttatatttaaaaCTTATGCTAAGCTTataattgtttttcagtataccaaAGAAATGTGTAAGAATGATCTACATGTATTTAGAAAAACCACAGAGTAAAAGGGACattacattcagccaagtatggtgacctatactcagaattcgtgttctgcatttaaacccatccaaattgcacacacacacacacacacacacacacacacacacacacacacacacacacacggagcagggTATCATTTTTGCTGCAGCGcccggagagcagttgggggttcagtgccttgctcaaggacaccccAGTCTCACTCTAGAGTGAAACTCTATAAACACTAGACCACGACTTCCCAGTAACAGACATATTAAAATTGACAGATTTAATGGATCATTGATCTaaatttaattagattaaaaatatgGGATCAATGCTTTTTGCCTTGACAATTACTTGAGAATACTTTAGCACACTTTTAGCATTTATTGAAAGTTTTCTGTCATGTTCTTAAAGCTGCACAATCCGCGCGCCTGCTGtggaggcgtggctttggaggGCGGTGTTGGAAGTTCAGTGATTGGTTTGAAATCTTACAGACCCTAAACCAATGAGCGACTCGCACGCTCTTTTAAATACAGTAGAGCGGGGATTCCGTTATCACTGTTTCTGCATTACGAACGTAGAAATATTTTAGTCTCAACAATGAGTGGAAGAGGTAAAACCGGAGGCAAAGCGAGAGCGAAGGCCAAGACTCGCTCCTCCAGAGCAGGGCTGCAGTTCCCCGTCGGTCGTGTTCACAGACTTCTCCGCAAAGGAAACTACGCAGAGCGCGTCGGTGCTGGAGCTCCCGTCTATCTGGCGGCTGTGCTCGAGTATCTGACCGCTGAGATCCTGGAGTTGGCTGGAAACGCCGCGAGAGACAACAAGAAGACCCGCATCATTCCCCGTCACCTGCAGCTGGCGGTGCGCAATGATGAGGAGCTCAACAAACTCCTGGGTCGAGTGACCATCGCTCAGGGCGGCGTGCTGCCCAACATCCAGGCCGTGCTGCTGCCCAAGAAGACCGAGAAACCTGCCAAAGCCAAGTAATCAGAGTCCGCTCTGTTTCTCAAacacaaaggctcttttaagagccacccattTTATCTCTTATAGAGCGCTTTTCTGATTGTATAGTTTATCCATAAATAAATGTACCTAACCACATATGCACCACATCAACTGAATTATATCGTATTGTTTCAGGTACAATTATTAACATAATGGCTATTCTGCGGCTATGTTGAGTACTTGTGATAAGAGTAAGCAAAAACTATTTGCTATGGTTACATATATTCATACACCCATACATACTCGAGAGcctaaaagggaagaaaaaaaaaaaagaataaaaaaaaaaaagttacacacAAAGATTATTAAGTCTCTGTTGCACATGCAACTGTAGATAGCATGTTGTGAGAGAGAAATTTAAGTAATCCATTAAATCCATGTTAACTGATATATTGCTTTGATATTATGAAATGCTATGTTCACATGTGAGGCCTGCTGGGTCTGAGATGATGTCACAATCACCTGCTCGTAGACAGTCTATGGTATAGACATATCAAGTATGTATCACACATGAGGTATATATGGTGTTAGAGACATGGGAAAAAAATGGGCTGAAGAGTACAAAAGAAGAGATGTGTGCTCACTTGTTTTTGTCACACACACGGCGGAGCTCACTGCTTTATTGTCTTATCTTCTTGAAAGAATCATAAAATTGACcgagttttatatttaataacaaaaaatatataaagatatatatgtgctttttctttatttgtttcctCCCTTTccagcttgtacttatttgaacaaagcCTAAAACTTGGTATTTCAAGCACTTCCTGTGCTGCTGTGTTTGCCTCCTTAAGAAGAATCGCTAAGGATAAAAGCTTCTATATAAAAGCTAAATGTAGTGTAGTGTTTGATCCGTGAAGTAATAAGCAGAACAACGCATTTTGAGCGGGAAACCTAAACAGTTCCCCGTTTGAAAACAGGGGAGGCGCACTCATTGGCTAGCAGTCCAGTGTAAACGTCACACATCAGCCAATCACAAGCTTCTGGACCTTGACGCCACCCTAAAAAGCTTTAAAAGCAGTTGTGTTACGCTCGCGGTTATACTCGTAAGTGATTAGACTGCAGCGATGGCAAGAACCAAGCAGACCGCTCGTAAATCCACCGGTGGTAAAGCCCCGAGGAAGCAGCTCGCTACTAAAGCCGCCCGGAAGAGCGCCCCAGCCACCGGCGGCGTCAAGAAGCCCCACCGTTACAGGCCCGGGACCGTGGCTCTCCGAGAGATCCGCCGCTATCAGAAGTCCACCGAGCTGCTGATCCGCAAACTGCCTTTCCAGCGTCTGGTGCGAGAGATCGCTCAGGATTTCAAGACGGACCTGCGCTTCCAGAGCTCCGCTGTCATGGCCCTGCAGGAGTCCAGCGAGGCTTACCTGGTCGGCCTGTTCGAGGACACCAACCTGTGCGCCATCCACGCCAAGAGGGTCACCATCATGCCCAAAGACATCCAGCTGGCCCGCCGCATCCGCGGAGAGCGCGCTTAAACCCGCCGCTGCGTCAGCCGCATCACaccccaaaggctcttttaagagccacccacaTCACTCTCAATGAGACGGTTTCCACTGGAACAAATGGAAAGttctacaaaaaaagaaaaaaaagtttgtttaatgTATAAATAGATAGAATTTTGTTATAAATTAAAGTAGTCAATTTAGCAGCACTGATTTGTTAAAAGGCCATCTTCAGTTTAATTCTGTAACTTAATTTAAAGAATCTTGTatgtaaatgttcatttaaaaagacATAAGAATACGTATGTTTTACAACACCCACAGGcggaaattaagaaaaaaagtgtatgGCGTTATTTTTTAGTCAAAAGTTATGAGGGTGTAAGACATGCTCACGAGCACATTGTTATTTGAACTTAATttcatccaggtttttttttttttttaaaacatctatttataattatttttgacctatttcacaattatttcaATCTCCAAACTGTTTTAGATAGTTCTGCATTGCTTCTTACGCTTTTCTGAAAAAGTGTTGGATTGTGCTCGGTTCTCGCCGACACACACGGAAGCGACATGACTGCATTTTCTGCAACAAAACACAGCAGCGCAGATTACGGTTCACTGGAGTGAGCCGGTTTCATGTTTTTAtggacattttatattttaacatctgTAAACAAATATTACACGTAAATACtagtagtgattttttttttttttttacttttaaataagaTTAGGCTTAAAGTAatgtcaacaattttttttttttttttttttttctcaaatattttggTGGGTCGTGAAATATATTACACTTGTCTAGGTGGGTCGTAGAattgaaaagtttgggaacccatGCTCTAGACAACCATGATTTGAAAGTCaaagcatattttttattatttatttattttgctaagaCATTACATTAAACACATGCAGTACAGTGCCACCTACTGAACTGGATGATAAAGCAATGGTTTAGGACCGCAGTTATAAGACCCAGGTGGTTTAGTTTGTACATTCATTGAAGACATTTAATCTCAGgggtatttttattatattttataaaatgagtttttaatttaaaatacatcaaaaacaaaattgaaacaatttacacaaaacaaattacaaatgtaTATCAATCTTTTAACAATTGAAGAAGTGAAGTCTTAGTATCTTGAATTACTGTATATTGATTAACCTTAAGTTTAACTAATATGCTCGTTATCAGGTAAAATAAAGATGGAATCAGAATATGCTGTCACTAAATGATATAGCCAGATATTGCAATGGTTGAAGAGAGGcaagacaaatatacatttttatatatataatttgtgcaAGAACAAAAGCACCAAAAAAACACCCATCAGTTGCTGCACATGGCTGTTAGGCTTCAACTTTgagagtctgagagagagagagactgtagtAAAAAGTTGCCTAATTATTCTTATCCTGTAGATTTATGTAGTTTCCTGCTCACGTAATCGACTTGTTTCCTCCAACCCCAAATCATCAAAACCTCCCAATAATTTAGTTGTTGACATTTGAGTCACCCCAGTAGATTCTATAATAATTTCTGATAAACCCTTATGGTATAATTTTataccacaaaaataaataaataaataaataaataaatacaaaattatttgtttaaattacacCAATTAGCATAAACAATTACACCATTATTTGCATTCTTAATCAATGAATTAAAATATGAGTGAGAGAGAACTATGTTTGTGTCATCAGCAAACATTATtggagtaaaaatattttaaacatgctACAAGTCATAAGAAATCACACAGGCTGTTTGTACTgggtttgagctccgtcactatattctttttatcgactattttttatcttaaagatacattttatgcaccatcgtttccgtttctataacgtgtgaatatattctctatcgtattctacaacaaaaacaaacacagagccTCGTGATCACTAGTTTattgtagattctacagcgtctaatacttcagtttcatgcatcgcacccaaagataaactgcagtgctttacaaccataggacaggaagagctaaataaacttatcactgtatctaaaccaacaacatgtttattagatcctgtacccactaaattacggaaagagctgttacctgtagccgaagaaccgcttctcaatatcattacctcatcgttatctttaggtcacgtcccaaaaccattcaagctggcggttatcaagcctcttattaagaaaccaaaactagatcctagtgtactttCAAATTAtaagcctatttcaaatcttccatttatgtctaaaattttagaaaaagttgtctgcttaattgagcaccttcctacataaaaatgatctgtatgaagaatttcagtcaggtttcagacctgatagcacagaaactgcactttttaaaattacaaatgacctgctccttgcgtcagaccaaggctgcatctcatttctagtcttacttgatcttagtgctgcgttcaacaccatagatcatgacatactcatagatcgattacaaaactatacaggtattcaagggcaggctctaagatggtttagatcctacctgtccgatcgctaccatttttttttcttaaatagggtgtcatctcatttattatcagtaaaatatggagtgccacaaggatccgtcctaggtccccttctattttccatttacatgttgccgcttggtaatattattagaaaatacagaattagcttccactgttatgctgatgatactcagctatatatctcaacgagaccagatgaaacttctcaattatctaagcttacagagtgtgttaaaaatgtaaaagattggatgaccaataattttctccaattaaattcggataagacagagatactaattattggaccaaaaacactacacagaatcttgtagattacaatctgcaactagacggatgtactgttacttcctctacagtcagaaatctgggtgttatattagacagcaatttgtcttttaaaaatcatatttcccatgttacaaaaactgcattcttccatcttagaaacattgccaagctacgaaacatgttatctgtttctgatgcagaaaagctagttcatgcattcatgacctctagactggactattgtaatgcacttctaggtggttgtcctgcttcgtcaataaacaagctacaggtcgtccaaaatgcagcagctagagtccttaccaggtcaagaaaatatgatcatattaccccaattttacagtctctgcactggctacctattaatttCGTATAAggtacaaattatcattacttacaatccatcacgctccctaaggtcacaaaacgctggacttttggccattcctaggatagcaaagtccactaaaggaggtagagctttctcacatttggctcccaaactctagaatatccttcctgataatgttcggggttcagacacactctctctgtttaaatctaaattaaaaacacatctctttcaccaagcattcgaataatgtatctcttaatgtgtgagtgtagttgtatctgatcaaatttgcattcttattctttagcttggattaaactaattaattgtacttggttggaacagcagctatgctaatgatgtctc
This genomic interval carries:
- the LOC128017603 gene encoding histone H1-like, giving the protein MAETAPAAAAPPAKAPKKKSAAKAKKAGPAVGDLIVKTVSASKERSGVSLAALKKALAAGGYDVEKKNSRIKLAIKSLVTKGILLQVKGTGASGSFKISKKETETKKKPAKKAAPKAKKPAAKKPAAAKKPKSAAAKKPAAKKSPKKAKKPAAAAKKATKSPKKAKKPAAPKKAAKSPKKTKAAKPKTAKPKAAKPKKAAPKKK
- the LOC128017644 gene encoding histone H2A-like; the protein is MSGRGKTGGKARAKAKTRSSRAGLQFPVGRVHRLLRKGNYAERVGAGAPVYLAAVLEYLTAEILELAGNAARDNKKTRIIPRHLQLAVRNDEELNKLLGRVTIAQGGVLPNIQAVLLPKKTEKPAKAK
- the LOC128017669 gene encoding histone H3-like, translated to MARTKQTARKSTGGKAPRKQLATKAARKSAPATGGVKKPHRYRPGTVALREIRRYQKSTELLIRKLPFQRLVREIAQDFKTDLRFQSSAVMALQESSEAYLVGLFEDTNLNFIIMSGRGKGGKGLGKGGAKRHRKVLRDNIQGITKPAIRRLARRGGVKRISGLIYEETRGVLKVFLENVIRDAVTYTEHAKRKTVTAMDVVYALKRQGRTLYGFGG